The Bombus terrestris chromosome 4, iyBomTerr1.2, whole genome shotgun sequence genome has a window encoding:
- the LOC100647948 gene encoding dystonin isoform X10, whose amino-acid sequence MSTQAYYKERLGFDPADTVAEHHREQRSQHGYEESLSKFKGQNENGFSWMMEGRENWRVEGATEHRSGSTQAFWGCWAMFIEAHDERDAIQKKTFTKWVNKHLKKHWKYVKTYTCLHVCVLVNNQPCCSPTASRHVGDLFEDLRDGHNLISLLEVLSGEHLPRERGRMRFHMLQNVQMALDFLRYKKIKLVNIRAEDIVDGNPKLTLGLIWTIILHFQSWRRKISDIVVGQESNVTAREALLRWARRSTARYPGVRVTDFTGSWRDGLAFSALIHRNRPDLVDWKGARASQPRERLDRVFYVAEREYGVTRLLDPEDVDTPEPDEKSLITYISSLYDVFPEPPTIHPLYDAEDQRRSEEYRELASSLHMWIREKMCLMQERVFPPTLIEMKNLAAGSTKFKNEEVPPRYRDKQRLSYIFRDLQKYFEAVGEVDIEPHLRIEVIEENWNRLMMLHQEREQAIIDEIKRLERLQRLAEKVHREMKATDNRLEELERRVEDEARRLDRLHPLEAKHAVDLLEQDIRNTEVQIQNIFPDVHTLTEGRYSQAAELRKRVQKLHQRWVALRSLLHKRLVQPLSAVSFPVEERVVTKHRTTVHETRLVDTNPHFRALHDCIDWCKAKIKQLQDADYGSDLPSVQNELEVHQREHKNIEQFHPKVERCVQAKSHFHAEELTLYSQHLTVLQKLHTELLAASNKRLSDLDTLHDFIQSATNELVWLSSKEETEVTRDWSDKNLNVQSIEQYYERTFGSGIESLMSDLEKREIQFSAVQDRGEALVLQHHPAAKTIEAYMSAMQSQWTWLLQLTLCLEVHLKHAAQSQQFFRDVQQAEQWISKRDESLNTIYSQSEFSLDEGERLLKGMQELREELNSYGDHVQKLVDQAKDVVPMKQRRQPVARPMQVTCVCSYKQVNMSIEKGEQCTLYDNSGRIKWRVKNQEGVESPVPGVCFALQPPDKDALDAAERLRRQYDRSVGLWQRKQLRLRQNMIFATIKVVKGWDLPQFLAMGQDQRTAIRKALNEDADKLLSEGDPADPQLRRLKRETAEVNKLFDELEKRARAEEESKNAGRIFNEQISAIQEALDEAERVLNTRIAAPLPRDIDSLEHLVLQHKDFEQTLKRQTSDLDKVQQTFRGITLKTPAMRNKLDAVTTKWTNIWNSSNLYIERLKCVEIVLSSLEENTTSVSELEVKLASFDELPPDLKGLQNVLEDLMVLQNAISQQQTAMDKLNEDTQNARHVVEKSRPSHRGSHSDMDRLDDEVNKLNSRWTNLCAQLVERVRSAEAAYGLAQQLEHAYRNEVDFIDESYEKLEVENAKNLLNKVVERAPAIEAVNVTGSRLIREGKIYGQRLRAFTEQLEDICPSLDASVKKPRREFVSTVDDVARDLDTLNKRYTTLVDLLQERVTQLAAQQTEETSQQFQEALEGLQKWLTDTEEMVSNQKSPSSDYNVVKAQLQEQKFLKKMLMDQQNSMSSSYNMGQEVAAEAEPKEQKKIEKQLKDLMARFDNLTESAAKRMEALEQAMGVAKQFQDKLIPLQTWLDKTEKRVRDMELVPTDEEKIQQRVTEHDGLHEDILSKKPEFSELTEVASQLMSLVGEDEAAALADKLQDAADRYAALVERSESLGNLLQRSRQGLRHLVLSYQELQAWMEGMEIRLSKYRVLAVHTEKLLQQMEDLADLTEEVSTRQTEVDSTTDTGLELMKHISSDEALQLKDKLDSLQRRFNDLVSRGSDLLKHAQESLPLVQQFHDNHNRLMDWMQAAESALQSAEPREDEIIRLEMEISEYRPVLDKINAVGPQLSQLSPGEGAATIEALVIRDNRRFAAIAEQIQRKAERLQLSKQRSLEVIGDIDDLLEWFHEVDNQLREAEPPSSEPEIIRVQLKEHKALNDDISSQKGRVRDVISTAKKVIRENGQYEDKSTIRENMEDLRETMEIVSGLSMDRLGALEQALPLAEHLRDTHIDLVSWLEEAEQQVAMLPMPALRPDLIAAQQDKNEFLVQSINEHKPLVEKLNKTGEALLKLCNEEEGIKIQDILEADTTRYAALRAELRGRQQTLEQALQESSQFSDKLEGMLRALSSTADQVNGAEPISAHPGRLRDQMEENSALVDELAQRSEAYAAVRRAADDVISKAGNRADPAVKDIKRKLDKLNKLWSDVQKSTTDRGQTLDEALAIAEKFWSELNGVMSTLRELQDALAGQAPPAAQPAAIQQQQVALQEIRHEIDQTKPDVEQVRASGHELMGLCGEPDKPDVRKHIEDLDQAWDNVTALYARREENLIDAMEKAMEFHETLQNLLEFLQEAEDKFSSMGLLGSDIDEVKKQIKQLANFKAEVDPHMVKVEALNRSLIRQAAELTERTSSEQAAAIKEPLGAVNRRWDGLLRGLVERQRLLENALLRLGQFQHALDELLVWIEKTDDTLDNLKAVAGDPQVIEVELAKLKVLVNDIQAHQTSVDTLNDAGRQLIEDGKGTAEASTTAEKLGTLNRRWRDLLQRAADRQRELEDALREAQTFTAEIQDLLSWLGDVDNTIVASKPVGGLPETASEQLERFMEVYNELEQNRLKVESVLQQGQAYLKRADSTSAGGLNHNLRTLKQRWDNVTARASDKKIKLEIALKEATEFHDALQSFVDWLTNAEKILTNLKPVSRVMETILGQIEEHKAFQKDVGVHRETMLNLDKKGTHLKYFSQKQDVILIKNLLISVQHRWERVVSKSAERTRALDHGYKEAREFHDAWSNIMNWLDETEKTLDEVAGDGALGGNDPEKIKARLNKHRELQKALSAKQGTYDATMKNGKSLKDKAPKSDEFALKELLNELKNKWTTVCGKCVDRQRKLEEALLFSGQFKDAIQALLEWLSKSEKQLADTGPLYGDLDTVMNLVEQHKTFEKDLESRVSQMESVIKTGRELLAKATPDDASAIGSQLAEINNLWDTVTKLSSDKTERLQEALREAERLHKAVHVLLEWLSDAEMKLRFAGQLPEDEQESRNQLMEHEKFLRELSTKEIEKDQTLELAHVILAKAHPDGALVIKHWITIIQSRWEEVSTWAQQRNQRLENHMRGLQDLDNLLEELLSWLEGLENTLNALEAEPLPDDKATLEMLIVDHREFMENTSRRQNEVDRVCKARQIKSAKDTMKITKAKSPAPTRASPGRERTPDLLPHIGPRFPPKGSKGAEPEFRSPRVKLLWDRWRHVWMLAWERQRRLQDKYNYIQELDRVANFSWEDWRKRFLKFMNHKKSRLTDLFRKMDKNNDGLIPREDFIQGIMNTKFETSRLEMGAVADLFDRHGEGLIDWKEFIAALRPDWEERRTYNDTDKIHDEVKRLVMLCTCRQKFRVFQVGEGKYRFGDSQKLRLVRILRSTVMVRVGGGWVALDEFLLKNDPCRVFLMPIPDPNKPEQHEGWCPLAKGRTNIELREQFILADGVSQTMTAFRSKPSPTSTLQRTPISSANAGPITKVRERSARSVPMGQSRASRSSLSAGTPDSLSDNESSFKLGSARKTSTPYRSSMTPGGSRPSSRPTSRPTSRPTSRPGSRPASRQGSKPPSRYGSTQSLDSTDDSTNVSRIPRRTAVSTTGNTPTSSRHNSVSGKRLSVNGSSSRPRTPTGLVSPASGVPARFGTIHRASSIPTLTGVGTPIRSSSMCTNSATNTSSAVKRARTRTPSSGSSTPLPPSLKLSRKPSGASDTSVSTTPATKRKGKPTPIDQRAPFRL is encoded by the exons CATGTGGATCCGCGAAAAAATGTGCCTGATGCAGGAACGTGTCTTCCCGCCGACCttgatagaaatgaaaaatttggcaGCCGGCAGTACGAAATTCAAGAATGAGGAAGTACCGCCCAGATACAGAGACAAACAACGACTTTCTTACATCTTCAGGGATTTGCAAAAGTACTTCGAAGCGGTCGGTGAGGTGGACATCGAACCTCACTTACGTATCGAGGTTATTGAAGAAAATTGGAATAGATTGATGATGCTGCATCAGGAAAGAGAACAGGCGATAATCGACGAAATTAAACG ACTCGAACGACTGCAACGATTAGCAGAGAAAGTGCACAGAGAGATGAAGGCGACCGACAATCGATTGGAGGAACTCGAGAGACGAGTGGAGGACGAAGCCAGGCGTCTCGATCGACTTCATCCTCTGGAAGCGAAACATGCGGTGGATCTTTTGGAACAGGATATTCGTAACACCGAGGTCCAGAtccaaaatatttttccagacgTGCATACACTTACCGAGGGGCGATACAGTCAGGCGGCCGAACTTCGCAAAAG AGTTCAGAAGCTACATCAACGGTGGGTCGCCCTGCGATCTCTTCTTCATAAACGTTTGGTACAGCCGCTGTCGGCCGTATCTTTCCCGGTAGAAGAACGCGTCGTTACGAAACACCGTACTACCGTCCATGAAACCCGATTGGTCGACACCAATCCACATTTCCGTGCGTTACACGACTGCATCGACTGGTGTAAGGCGAAGATCAAACAGCTCCAGGATGCAGACTATGGCTCCGATTTACCTAGCGTGCAGAACGAACTGGAGGTTCACCAAAGAGAACACAAGAATATCGAGCAGTTTCATCCTAAAGTGGAGAGATGTGTGCAGGCTAAGAGCCACTTTCACGCCGAGGAATTGACATTGTACAGCCAACATCTGACTGTTCTTCAAAAACTTCACACTGAATTATTGGCGGCCTCGAATAAGAGACTTTCCGATTTGGACACTCTACATGACTTTATACAATCGGCGACTAATGAACTGGTTTGGCTGAGTTCTAAGGAGGAGACGGAGGTGACACGCGATTGGAGTGACAAGAATTTGAACGTGCAAAGTATCGAGCAGTATTACGAG CGTACGTTTGGATCTGGTATAGAG TCCCTTATGAGCGACCTAGAGAAGCGGGAGATTCAATTCTCCGCGGTGCAAGATCGAGGCGAAGCTCTGGTCCTTCAACATCATCCCGCCGCGAAAACAATCGAAGCTTACATGTCCGCCATGCAGAGTCAATGGACCTGGCTTCTTCAATTAACTCTTTGTCTAGAAGTTCATCTGAAACACGCAGCACAGAGTCAACAATTTTTCCGGGATGTTCAACAGGCTGAACAGTGGATCTCGAAGAGAGATGAGTCGCTCAACACCATTTATTCCCAATCAGAATTCTCCTTGGACGAGGGTGAACGTTTATTGAAGGGTATGCAAGAGCTGCGCGAAGAATTGAATAGTTACGGCGATCATGTGCAGAAACTGGTTGATCAAGCGAAGGACGTGGTTCCTATGAAGCAACGTCGACAGCCTGTGGCACGGCCTATGCAAGTTACGTGCGTCTGCAGTTACAAACAAGTCAAT ATGTCGATTGAGAAGGGCGAACAGTGTACGTTATACGACAACTCTGGTAGGATAAAATGGCGCGTAAAGAATCAAGAAGGCGTCGAGTCCCCTGTTCCAGGCGTCTGCTTTGCTCTTCAGCCACCTGATAAGGATGCTCTCGATGCTGCGGAAAGATTGCGACGACAATATGATCGAAGTGTTGGATTATGGCAACGGAAACAGCTTCGATTACGACAAAACATGATTTTCGCGACCATCAAAGTGGTCAAAGGCTGGGATCTACCGCAGTTCTTGGCTATGGGTCAGGATCAGAGAACTGCTATCAGAAAAGCCTTGAACGAGGATGCTGATAAACTGCTGTCCGAGGGCGATCCTGCTGATCCACAATTGAGGCGACTGAAGCGAGAAACGGCCGAAGTGAACAAATTGTTCGATGAACTGGAGAAACGTGCCAGAGCGGAGGAAGAGTCAAAGAACGCGGGACGTATTTTCAATGAACAGATATCTGCCATTCAAGAAGCATTAGACGAAGCAGAGAGAGTTTTGAATACTCGCATAGCTGCGCCATTACCAAGAGACATTGACAGCTTAGAACATCTGGTTCTGCAACACAAAGATTTTGAGCAAACTCTCAAACGTCAAACATCAGATCTAGATAAAGTTCAGCAAACTTTCCGTGGTATTACTTTGAAGACTCCAGCCATGAGAAACAAGCTCGACGCTGTTACCACCAAATGGACAAATATTTGGAACTCGAGCAATCTGTACATCGAGCGGCTAAAGTGTGTTGAGATCGTGCTTTCTAGTCTCGAGGAGAACACAACCTCGGTATCCGAATTGGAAGTGAAATTGGCATCGTTCGACGAGCTGCCACCGGATCTGAAGGGATTACAGAATGTACTAGAAGATCTGATGGTGCTTCAAAATGCCATCTCTCAACAGCAAACTGCAATGGATAAACTGAACGAAGATACGCAGAACGCAAGACATGTTGTTGAAAAGTCGAGGCCAAGTCATCGTGGCTCTCATTCTGATATGGATCGCTTAGACGACGAAGTGAACAAACTAAACTCCAGATGGACCAATCTCTGTGCTCAGTTGGTCGAAAGAGTTCGCAGCGCGGAAGCAGCTTATGGCCTAGCTCAACAGTTAGAACATGCCTATCGTAACGAGGTTGACTTTATTGACGAATCGTACGAAAAACTCGAGGTGGAGAATGCGAAG AATCTATTGAACAAGGTGGTAGAACGAGCGCCGGCGATCGAAGCAGTAAATGTGACGGGCAGTCGATTGATTCGTGAAGGAAAG ATCTACGGACAAAGGCTTCGAGCGTTCACGGAACAGCTGGAAGATATCTGCCCGTCTTTGGATGCTTCGGTGAAAAAACCGCGACGAGAGTTCGTCTCAACGGTTGATGACGTCGCTCGTGATCTAGATACTCTGAACAAGAGGTACACCACGCTGGTGGATCTTCTTCAGGAACGGGTTACACAGCTGGCAGCGCAACAAACCGAGGAGACATCTCAACAG TTCCAGGAGGCTCTGGAGGGTCTCCAGAAATGGCTAACGGACACAGAGGAAATGGTATCCAACCAGAAATCACCATCATCGGATTACAACGTAGTTAAGGCGCAATTACAAGAGCAAAAATTCCTGAAGAAGATGCTAATGGATCAGCAAAACTCAATGTCCTCCTCGTACAACATGGGCCAAGAAGTGGCGGCTGAAGCGGAGCCTAAGGAACAGAAGAAGATCGAGAAACAACTAAAAGATTTGATGGCAAGATTTGATAATCTTACGGAAAGCGCTGCTAAGAGAATGGAAGCACTTGAACAAGCGATGGGAGTAGCGAAACAGTTCCAGGATAAACTGATACCGCTTCAAACTTGGCTGGACAAGACCGAAAAACGCGTGAGAGATATGGAGTTGGTTCCAACGGACGAGGAAAAAATCCAGCAACGCGTTACCGAACACGATGGTCTTCACGAGGATATTCTGTCAAAGAAACCTGAATTCAGTGAACTTACAGAGGTTGCTAGTCAACTAATGTCTCTGGTAGGCGAAGATGAAGCCGCTGCTTTGGCTGACAAACTTCAGGACGCGGCTGATAGATACGCTGCATTGGTCGAACGATCGGAATCTCTTGGTAACTTGCTTCAACGTTCGAGACAGGGTTTACGTCATCTGGTACTCAGCTATCAAGAACTTCAGGCTTGGATGGAGGGTATGGAAATCAGATTGTCGAAATACAGAGTGCTGGCTGTGCATACGGAGAAGCTTCTTCAACAAATGGAAGACCTAGCTGACTTGACCGAAGAGGTTTCGACTCGACAGACGGAAGTAGACAGTACCACCGATACTGGATTGGAATTAATGAAACACATCTCGAGCGACGAGGCGCTTCAATTGAAAGATAAACTCGATTCTTTGCAACGGCGATTTAATGATTTGGTTAGTCGAGGTTCCGACTTGCTGAAGCACGCGCAAGAGTCTCTTCCATTGGTGCAACAATTCCATGATAATCATAATCGTTTAATGGATTGGATGCAGGCTGCGGAATCGGCTCTGCAATCAGCCGAACCTCGCGAGGATGAAATTATTAGATTAGAAATGGAAATATCGGAATATAGACCAGTTCTAGACAAGATCAACGCCGTTGGACCGCAGTTGTCTCAGTTATCTCCGGGTGAAGGGGCGGCGACTATCGAAGCTCTAGTCATCAGAGACAACAGGAGATTCGCCGCCATTGCCGAGCAGATTCAACGAAAGGCTGAGAGGCTTCAGCTGAGTAAGCAACGTTCGCTGGAAGTGATCGGCGATATCGACGATTTACTAGAATGGTTCCATGAAGTGGATAATCAATTGAGGGAAGCAGAACCACCGAGCAGCGAACCGGAAATCATCAGGGTACAATTGAAGGAGCATAAAGCCTTGAACGACGACATATCCAGTCAGAAAGGACGTGTTAGGGATGTTATATCCACGGCAAAGAAGGTGATCCGTGAAAATGGTCAATACGAGGACAAATCTACGATCAGAGAAAATATGGAGGACTTACGAGAAACCATGGAAATCGTATCCGGTCTTTCAATGGATAGACTCGGTGCTCTGGAACAAGCTTTGCCATTGGCTGAACATTTACGCGACACTCACATTGATTTAGTCAGCTGGTTAGAGGAGGCTGAACAACAAGTCGCAATGCTTCCTATGCCTGCTTTAAGACCCGATCTAATAGCCGCCCAACAGGACAAGAACGAGTTCCTCGTGCAGAGTATCAACGAACACAAACCTTTGGTCGAGAAGCTGAACAAAACTGGTGAAGCATTGTTGAAGCTGTGCAATGAAGAAGAAGGTATCAAAATACAGGACATATTGGAAGCAGACACTACTCGATATGCAGCCCTCAGAGCAGAACTTCGTGGTCGACAGCAGACTCTCGAACAAGCACTTCAGGAATCTTCTCAGTTCTCCGACAAGCTGGAAGGAATGCTGCGTGCTCTCTCATCAACCGCCGATCAAGTAAATGGCGCCGAACCGATCAGCGCTCATCCTGGTCGGTTAAGAGATCAGATGGAAGAGAATTCCGCTCTGGTCGACGAATTGGCTCAAAGATCCGAGGCCTATGCGGCTGTGAGGAGGGCCGCCGATGACGTGATCAGCAAGGCAGGTAATAGAGCTGATCCAGCCGTAAAGGACATCAAACGGAAGCTGGACAAATTGAACAAACTATGGAGCGACGTGCAAAAGTCGACGACCGACAGAGGTCAAACGTTAGACGAAGCTTTGGCGATCGCCGAGAAATTCTGGTCCGAGTTGAATGGCGTGATGTCGACTCTGCGAGAGCTTCAGGATGCTCTTGCTGGTCAGGCGCCACCAGCAGCTCAACCTGCTGCCATCCAACAGCAACAGGTTGCCTTGCAGGAGATTAGGCACGAAATCGACCAAACGAAACCAGATGTCGAGCAAGTACGAGCTTCTGGTCACGAGTTGATGGGTCTTTGCGGTGAGCCAGACAAACCAGATGTTAGAAAGCATATTGAAGATTTGGATCAAGCATGGGATAACGTGACTGCCCTATATGCCAGAAGAGAGGAAAATCTGATCGATGCTATGGAGAAGGCCATGGAGTTCCACGAGACCTTGCAAAATCTTTTGGAGTTCCTACAAGAAGCCGAGGACAAGTTCTCCAGTATGGGACTGCTAGGAAGCGACATCGACGAAGTTAAAAAACAGATCAAACAATTGGCCAATTTCAAAGCCGAAGTAGATCCTCACATGGTCAAGGTCGAAGCTCTAAACAG GAGTCTGATAAG ACAAGCTGCCGAACTGACAGAGAGAACGTCCTCGGAACAAGCTGCGGCCATCAAAGAACCGCTTGGTGCCGTTAACAGACGGTGGGACGGACTGCTTCGAGGTCTCGTGGAGAGGCAAAGACTCTTGGAGAACGCGTTACTACGTCTAGGGCAATTCCAGCACGCTCTAGACGAGTTGTTGGTATGGATCGAGAAGACGGACGACACTTTGGATAACTTGAAGGCCGTGGCCGGCGATCCTCAAGTGATCGAAGTAGAATTAGCTAAACTGAAAGTACTTGTGAATGATATTCAAGCCCATCAGACCAGCGTGGATACTCTGAACGACGCTGGAAGACAGTTAATAGAGGATGGAAAGGGAACAGCCGAAGCTTCGACGACTGCTGAGAAATTAGGCACTTTGAATCGTCGTTGGCGCGATTTGTTGCAACGTGCTGCTGATCGTCAACGAGAACTGGAAGATGCGCTTAGAGAAGCGCAAACCTTTACGGCGGAGATACAGGACCTTTTGTCTTGGCTGGGTGATGTGGACAATACCATAGTAGCTTCGAAACCTGTTGGAGGATTGCCGGAAACGGCTTCAGAACAGTTAGAACGCTTTATGGAAGTGTACAACGAATTGGAACAAAATCGTTTGAAAGTCGAATCGGTTCTTCAACAAGGACAAGCATACTTGAAGCGTGCCGATTCTACTAGTGCCGGTGGTCTGAATCACAACTTGAGGACTTTGAAACAACGATGGGATAATGTGACTGCTCGCGCAAGTGATAAAAAGATCAAGCTTGAGATCGCTCTGAAAGAGGCTACAGAGTTCCACGATGCACTCCAATCGTTTGTCGATTGGTTAACCAACGCGGAGAAGATTCTCACGAATCTGAAACCTGTGTCGAGGGTAATGGAAACTATACTCGGACAGATAGAGGAACACAAAGCGTTTCAGAAAGACGTTGGAGTTCATCGTGAGACTATGCTGAACCTCGATAAGAAGGGCACGCATTTGAAATACTTTTCACAGAAACAGGACGTGATTCTAATCAAAAACTTGTTGATAAGTGTGCAACACAGATGGGAAAGAGTAGTTTCGAAGTCTGCAGAGAGAACCAGGGCTCTTGATCACGGATACAAAGAGGCCAGAGAATTCCACGATGCTTGGTCCAATATAATGAACTGGCTCGACGAAACGGAGAAGACTTTGGACGAGGTTGCCGGTGATGGCGCCCTTGGAGGAAATGATCCAGAGAAGATCAAAGCTAGATTGAATAAGCACCGTGAATTGCAGAAAGCTCTCAGCGCCAAACAGGGTACCTATGACGCAACTATGAAGAATGGAAAATCATTAAAAGACAAAGCGCCTAAAAGCGATGAATTTGCTCTAAAAGAACTTTTGAATGAGTTGAAGAACAAGTGGACCACTGTTTGTGGTAAGTGCGTGGATAGACAGAGGAAGCTCGAGGAAGCATTGTTGTTCTCGGGACAATTCAAGGACGCTATTCAAGCGTTGCTGGAATGGCTTAGTAAGTCTGAGAAGCAGCTGGCGGACACCGGTCCACTTTATGGCGACCTTGATACTGTAATGAATTTGGTTGAACAACATAAGACCTTCGAGAAGGATCTCGAATCCAGAGTCTCTCAGATGGAATCTGTAATCAAAACGGGTCGCGAGCTTCTTGCTAAGGCGACACCTGATGATGCATCTGCTATAGGATCACAGCTTGCTGAAATAAATAATCTTTGGGACACGGTAACCAAGTTGTCCTCTGACAAGACTGAACGACTCCAAGAAGCCCTCAGAGAGGCTGAACGCCTTCACAAGGCAGTTCACGTACTTCTGGAGTGGCTGAGTGATGCTGAGATGAAGCTGAGATTCGCTGGACAGTTGCCGGAAGACGAACAGGAGAGCAGGAATCAGTTGATGGAACACGAAAAGTTCTTGCGTGAATTAAGCaccaaagaaattgaaaaagatcaAACATTGGAGCTGGCTCACGTGATTCTTGCAAAGGCACACCCTGATGGAGCTTTGGTTATCAAACACTGGATCACGATCATTCAGTCCAGATGGGAGGAGGTTTCCACCTGGGCCCAACAAAGGAATCAAAGATTGGAGAATCATATGCGAGGACTTCAG GACCTCGACAATCTTCTGGAAGAACTACTGTCATGGTTAGAAGGTTTGGAGAACACTCTCAACGCTCTTGAAGCTGAGCCTTTACCAGACGATAAAGCTACTTTAGAAATGCTGATTGTGGATCACAGAGAATTTATGGAGAACACCAGTCGAAGACAGAACGAAGTTGACCGCGTCTGCAAAGCCAGACAGATCAAATCTGCGAAAGATACGATGAAGATAACGAAGGCTAAGTCACCTGCTCCAAC CCGAGCCAGCCCAGGCCGTGAGAGAACACCCGATTTGTTGCCGCACATCGGCCCACGGTTTCCACCCAAAGGAAG CAAAGGTGCCGAACCGGAGTTCCGTAGTCCCAGAGTAAAACTGCTGTGGGACAGGTGGAGACACGTTTGGATGTTGGCGTGGGAACGTCAACGTCGTTTACAGGATAAGTATAATTATATCCAAGAACTGGACCGTGTCGCAAACTTCAGCTGGGAGGATTGGCGCAAGAGA TTCCTGAAATTCATGAACCACAAAAAGTCCAGATTAACAGATCTCTTCAGGAAAATGGATAAGAATAACGACGGACTGATTCCACGCGAGGACTTCATTCAAGGAATCATGAACACCA AATTCGAGACTTCACGGTTAGAAATGGGAGCGGTCGCAGATTTGTTCGATCGCCACGGTGAAGGATTGATAGATTGGAAAGAATTCATCGCGGCTCTAAGACCAGACTGGGAGGAACgcagaacgtataacgacacTGACAAGATTCACGATGAAGTGAAACGATTGGTGATGCTTTGTACTTGTCGCCAGAAATTCCGTGTATTTCAAGTTGGCGAAGGAAAATATAGG TTTGGAGACAGTCAAAAGTTGCGGTTGGTTCGGATTCTACGATCGACCGTGATGGTACGAGTCGGTGGTGGATGGGTAGCATTGGacgaatttctattaaaaaatgatCCTTGCCGCG TTTTTCTAATGCCGATACCGGACCCTAACAAACCGGAACAACATGAGGGTTGGTGTCCGCTCG CCAAGGGAAGAACGAATATCGAGCTGCGAGAACAATTCATATTGGCGGATGGCGTCAGCCAGACAATGACGGCGTTCAGATCGAAACCGAGCCCAACCTCGACGCTGCAGCGTACGCCAATCTCATCCGCGAATGCCGGACCCATCACCAAG GTGAGAGAACGCAGCGCTCGCAGCGTTCCCATGGGACAATCACGAGCATCGCGCTCTTCGTTGAGCGCTGGAACGCCGGACAGCCTAAGCGACAACGAGAGCTCCTTCAAGCTTGGCTCCGCCAGAAAAACAAGTACACCCTACAGAAGCTCTATGACACCGG GCGGTAGTCGACCATCGAGTAGACCAACTTCGAGACCAACGTCCAGACCAACCAGTAGACCCGGAAGTAGGCCCGCATCCAGGCAAGGAAGCAAACCACCGAGTCGCTATGGTTCCACACAGTCGTTAGATAGTACTG ATGATTCGACAAATGTGAGCCGCATTCCACGCAGAACGGCTGTGAGCACGACAGGCAATACTCCCACTTCTAGCAGACACAATAGCGTGTCGGGAAAGCGCTTATCGGTGAACGGTTCGAGCTCACGACCTCGAACGCCCACCGGCCTGGTTAGTCCTGCCAGTGGTGTTCCAGCGAG gtTTGGCACGATCCATAGAGCTTCGAGCATTCCAACCCTGACTGGTGTCGGCACACCGATCAG GAGCAGCTCGATGTGTACAAATTCAGCAACTAACACCTCGTCGGCCGTTAAGCGAGCTAG AACAAGGACACCGTCCAGTGGATCGAGCACGCCACTGCCGCCTTCTTTGAAGCTATCGAGGAAACCTTCTGGAGCATCGGATACGTCCGTATCGACCACACCGGCCACTAAACGAAAAGGCAAACCAACGCCGATCGACCAACGGGCGCCATTCCGATTGTAG